TTGGGTCACAAAATTTCCATTTAGAGATAAGCTTGTACGCCACAATCATCGAAAGCACGCTTCACCGCTGGTAATTTGTCCACGTCAGAGGCGAAGCTAAGCGATTACCACCAATAAGCATACCATGTTGGTCATGTGGCTCGCTCGGTTCGAGGCACCCTACGTAGCCTGTCTTGCTCTGCAGAAGCACAGAACACGGGCCTTGAAACCCCGACATGTTCCGTAAAGTTTCAAGTATGTGCTCTGACTTGATTTAAGACTCGCAGTCTAGCTAAATGGCTAACTGTATTACACATTGAGTTTATTTAGTCCATATAGTTAAATTCTTCTCTAAATCCGATGGCGATTAAGCTGTAGGCCGTCATTTAATAAATTACATATTATCGCTCATTTGTATAACCTTGTTGATACTCAGATAAGAGCGCCTGCTTTCCAGCCTTATGGTCTTGATAAGCCACTGGATAAGGGCGGGTATTTGTACGCCCCTTTGTTTCACCTGGGTAATGTCCTGGGCTTCCTACAGGCTGCGTGGGGAAAGAGCCTAGGTCAGCAACTGTTACAGCCCTGCCATCCACAGCCAAAACATGTTTCTGACCAATAGGTACCAAGCTTAGATTTGGTACCCTTGTTATGTAGCCTGGTTTTGGCTTTTCTGGCTCTGATGTTGTATGTATCAGGAGTGCCAAGAGGGTCCCGGTCCAGTGTGCATCAGCTGCGACCATGAGACCTAGCCACATTACGATGGCAAGGAACAGAGCTAGACAGCTAAGCGCCAGCTGCAGACGAGACATGGCCACCATCAATTTGTCAACGCTTATCAGCACAAGTGATGGGTCGACGCTGACACTGTACCCTCTAGCAATCATCAACGACTCAATTGTTTCGGAGTTGTCCCATATCCAGGTCAAGACATCGTTGTCGAGGGACTCTGCGCTGAGGTTCGATCGAGAGGCACCCAACCCTCGTACGATCATCATAGCAGCAGTGTCAACTTGGCCATAAAAGCCGGGGTTTTCAACTACAGGCTTTGACGCAGCGCAATCAGTCTTGGTCACCTTCCCACCAAACGCCTCATTCTGAAAGTTGGATCGTTCACATTTCTCAAAAGGTTCGGGTGCCTTGTCGAGTGTTTCAGATCGAATAAGAGTGATGTTTGTGCTAGTGATGCTGACAATGGAGTATACGCTAGCGTTGTTATTCTGTGGCGTGTAAAAGCCCCACTCGCTTTGAAGAGCagatttgttgttgttacCAACTGTGTTTGCGCCGAAAAGATAACTGAGGTCATTCTTTTGTGCATTCATCATACCATAGACAATGTTGCCAACCTGAGGATTCTTTTGTTCTGTCTCATTGGAACTCCAGGTGCGCCGGACTAGATCAGTGACTTCCTCTCTGGCAAATGGTTCGCCAGGGCTTGTTATCATGGTAACCTTCAAAGTAGCCTGAGAGAAAGTATGTCGCCTCTTCCCCTTAGTGACAGTAAACACTTGTGTCATCAAGGCTGAACCGCCGCCTTGTCCAACAGAGACCCAGATGTTGTCCAATCTCTCGGGCAGAATGTACCTCGTATCGAGCTCTTTGGCATCACTCCAATGCACCTCAGGCTTGCCTGTTAGACCCTGTACATATTCAATTGCAAATGCGTTGCCGAAAGTGCAGTTCCAGACAGCAGAGCCTCCATCAAATTTCACACATTTCCTGTCAAAGGTCGCATCACCAATTTTCGATTCTGAAGGGTACATTGTTAAGGTGTCGGGAGAAACTGAAAATCCGTCACTGTCTAACCAGACGCGGGCACCGACACCATCTTGTCGTGTTGGTGTGATAACCTCGGGCGTCCCGTGGCTATTATTGACTTTTCCGGTTAAAGTGTAATTCAAACCAGGATTGAATAATTCGGAGCCAACGACTTGAGAGAGTTTGTCTGTCATTCCCTTAAGTTGAGTCCTGTTGAGGGCGAGTTGAATAACGTAAGGAGGGTCACCATTTCTTTGAGAGTCGTAATCAGCAACTGTCGCACTTGAAGCTTTGAGGATGTAGCCTGGCGAGTCTAATGCCCATAGAAGAGTGCCGTAGAgtgagaagatgatgttgagcaGACTAAAAGCAAGAACAACTAGTCCCGCTCGTGATAGGCCACGAGATGAGATGTAGAGTGTCCGTTGGATATAATCCTCAGTAAACATAAGATACGATGTGAACTGTCTTGATCGGGCCGCAACGAGGGAGAAAAGCTTGAAGATAAAGATACCCATAAGCAATTCCGCACATTTGAAGATGATTGATTTGACGGCATTGTGATACAGAGGTATCGAAGACTTAATaaatgacgatgatgattcgATCATATCGTGAGATACAGAAAGCGACGTTAGAATGAggaaaaaataaaagagataagaAAAGGCAGTCCTTCTTGGCACGCAGTTGGCGCCAACTTGATTGCCTTTCTAAGGTCGGGTGGCCAGTATTCTTATACAGGCTTGTACTTGCAGGCGCGTAGATCAATAAAATGGATGTTCAATCTGGCCTGATTGGTGAGTTTGCGAGCACAAGTCAATCACTGCCCGCTTAGGTTAGCGCCAACTTTCAGCTTAAGCTTGAAAATCAAGGGTCTTGCGGGAAAGAGGGGTAGGTAGACGGGACAATTCCGTGCTTATATTCCGCTATTTCAAGTATTCTACTACCCTACATCTAAACCCAGCAGAAAGATAATCCATTGACTTCAATTTATTagtcttattttctttaactGTTATGCCATTAATAAGTTctttctctattaatttaataccTCTGATTTTTAGACTTTATTACATAATAATAGAAAACGCCTCTAAAGGGGGTATTTTTttgtaaatataaagttCCTAGTACCTAGCGGATCTGGAAAATTAGTATTTAAAGCACGTGAACCAGGTTACATAGAACCAGGGGGTCTGCTTATAAATCAGATTGCATTAACCTTTCCTTTGGCAAAATAACTCATAGATGTattctcctcaatctcttcaagctcagcagATGCGAATTGGAATACGGGATAGGGTATAGGTGTATATGACTTATTATGTTGGTTTGTCACTGAGAAGCAAGGAAGCTGTGCCGGAGCTCCTATGTTCACTAATGAAAGCTACAAGCATTAGCCTGTTAGTTAGCAAACCAGATGATCTAGAAGGCGAACACGCCAGTCCATCACGCGATATTCGATTCAGACCGCACGTTATCTCTGATACTCACTGAGTCAGTCAGAGGATTCCTGGATTTTGAGTTCAGGCTGGCTGTTTCATTGTCCGGATCTAGTGGAGCCTGTAAGTGTGTACCAGGTACAGATATTTCTTCATTGCAGTGACAACGCTGCCTCACTGACGGAGCGACAGCATAAGAATAGATCGAGCCCCAGAACTTGAACACACTTGCTTTGGCCCCATTGACCTAATCACAAGCTCGTATCATGACACAAACTAACCCCCCCCAAATGCTTCTGCAAGCCAGCCAAGCAACTCAATCTGTATGGAAGACTCTGAACAAATGGCTTCCCCCTCTCTCACGAGACAAAGACTGGTGGTGGAAGACTCTCGGTCCACAAATCAACACCCTCCTAACAGAAGCGGACTATGACTTGAACGAGCGGTACGAAGCTCTGCTTTTGTTATACCGATGGGTTGTTCCGGAAATGGGACCCAGGCCACGGTCAAGCGTGGCACCCTCCAAAAGTTTCATGACTGATGACCACTCTCCCATTGAATATAGCTGGAAATGGATCTCTGGAAACAAGAAGCCTGAAATTAGATACGCCGTTGAGCTCGTCAGCCCCTTAGCCggaagcaagcaagatcCATTCAATCAAATTCCGACGAGGAATCTTGTTTACAACCTCGCCAAAATCATTCCCGAACTCGATCTAACGTGGTTTGAACATTTCTGGCATGAGCTGCTGGGTCCTGGGTCTCCCACAACGTCCACTTCTGGAGTTTTGACAAAAGGTTCAACTGTTTTTGCGGCCTTGGAAATGCTGCATGGTCACTTGTCTGTCAAAGTGTATTTCATACCAGTCGAAACACCAGATTTCAGTGCCTGGCACCAGATAAAACATGCGATTGAAGCATCAGGATGTCCAAATCTCGAGGCTTTAAATCACGTGGACGCCTATCTCTCCAGCCACGACGACGGAAGACAACTCCGCCCGTTCATGCTGGCCATAGACCTTGTGGAACCTGCTGCTTCGCGGCTCAAGATATACGCAAGGTCCAACCAAACTTCTTTCCGCTTTGTTAGAGACGTTATGACTATTGGTGGACTTCGCACAGACTTGGATAGGTCTATAGAGAAGTTCTCGGACTTATGGAAACGTGCACTCGGCCTCGACCCTGACACACCACCTGAAGACGAGCTACCTAAGGTGGATCATCTGACTTCCGGGGCGGTATTTAACTTTGACGTCGCACCAAAATCTCAGATTCCCGAGGTCAAGGCATATATACCAGTTCGGCACTACGCTAATAACGACCTTCAAGCTGCACTTGGGCTTATAGGGTACCTTGAAGACCACGGACATGGGGGTTACTCGCAATCTTATCTTCGTGGATTGGATATGTTGGCACCGTCAGGCCAGCTTGACCAAGCTACTGGGGTTCAGACCTACTTCGCAGTTGCGTGCCAGGGTGAGGACCTGTCTCTCACTTCATACTTGAATCCTCAATTTTATGCAGCATTTCAGGAACCAGAACGTACATAGATCACGTATTTTGATTCCATAGCGGCCTGATACTCGAGCCAGTAACAAGAACATGCAAGCAATCTCGTATTTACTCTGGCTTCCTGGCCCA
This genomic stretch from Fusarium fujikuroi IMI 58289 draft genome, chromosome FFUJ_chr09 harbors:
- a CDS encoding related to tryptophan dimethylallyltransferase — its product is MLLQASQATQSVWKTLNKWLPPLSRDKDWWWKTLGPQINTLLTEADYDLNERYEALLLLYRWVVPEMGPRPRSSVAPSKSFMTDDHSPIEYSWKWISGNKKPEIRYAVELVSPLAGSKQDPFNQIPTRNLVYNLAKIIPELDLTWFEHFWHELLGPGSPTTSTSGVLTKGSTVFAALEMLHGHLSVKVYFIPVETPDFSAWHQIKHAIEASGCPNLEALNHVDAYLSSHDDGRQLRPFMLAIDLVEPAASRLKIYARSNQTSFRFVRDVMTIGGLRTDLDRSIEKFSDLWKRALGLDPDTPPEDELPKVDHLTSGAVFNFDVAPKSQIPEVKAYIPVRHYANNDLQAALGLIGYLEDHGHGGYSQSYLRGLDMLAPSGQLDQATGVQTYFAVACQGEDLSLTSYLNPQFYAAFQEPERT